In Tubulanus polymorphus chromosome 2, tnTubPoly1.2, whole genome shotgun sequence, a single window of DNA contains:
- the LOC141900468 gene encoding iron-sulfur cluster assembly 1 homolog, mitochondrial-like has protein sequence MSSVKSALTATVRNVARKKLIPTRDPLILTQAAIDRIKDLMKDKPDMLGLKIGVRTRGCNGLSYTLDYCKEKAKFDEVVSKEGISVIIDSKAQLTLLGTEMDFVTHKLGSEFVFNNPNVKGMCGCGESFNV, from the exons ATGTCGTCAGTAAAATCTGCATTAACAGCCACTGTTCGCAATGTTGCCAGAAAAAAGCTAATTCCCACCAGAGATCCACTCATATTG ACTCAAGCCGCCATTGACAGGATTAAGGATCTTATGAAAGATAAACCTGATATG ctAGGGTTAAAGATTGGTGTTCGTACAAGAGGTTGTAACGGTCTGTCATATACTCTAGATTACTGCAAAGAGAAGGCGAAATTTGATGAAGTTGTTTCAAAAGAAG GTATAAGTGTGATAATTGACTCGAAAGCACAACTGACACTCTTAGGAACAGAAATGGACTTTGTAACGCACAAACTGGGCAGTGAATTTGTGTTCAACAATCCAAATGTGAAGGGGATGTGTGGCTGTGGCGAGAGTTTTAATGTGTGA